The nucleotide sequence CAATGCCGCGGTCGCCTCGGGATCGATGGCGCCGCCCTGATCTGCGAGCCACTGACGCAGTGCGGATCGGTAGTCGCCGAGGATCTCCGCCAAGCCCATTCGCAGCCGCTCGTATCGTGTTGCTGCCAAGAGCATTTCGCCAAACACCAGGATCGCCGGGTTTTGGTTTCGATCATCGACGTCGTAGGACGAGACCGCGTCGATCAATCGGTCTATTCCCTGCGACGGTGAATCGCCGGCCAGTCCGTCCAGCACCTGAGCGGCTTCCTCGCGCGCTGCCTGCAGTGCCGCATCGATCAGCAGGTCGTTCACCGATGCGAAGTGATAGTGCACCAACCCCGGCGGAAGTCCGGCCCGTTCGGCCACCATCCGGGTGGTGGCCGCCCCCCAGCCTCGCTCGGCGATCACCGCTACCGCGGCGGCCATCAGCGCGGCCCGGGTTTGTGCACCTCGCTCGGCCGATGTTGGCATGCGACTACCTAAATTTGGACGATCACATTGGGCGTTTGACCAAATTGTACGCCGCGCGGAAGCGGGTCGCGAGGGTCAAAGTGGCTTGAACGTCGTTCGGCGCCGCTTCGGGCGCCGCCGAGTCAATGCATGCGAGCGCTGCCGCCGAGCCCGACTTCCAGCACGCTGCCGGTGATGACACCCGGGTCGGTGACCAGATAGACCACCCCGCGGCTGACGTCCTCCGGTTGCAGCCACGGTTGCGGGATGGGGTTGGCCTTCATCATGCGCCGCACCAGCTCGTCGGGAACTTCCTGATCATCTCCGATCCCGGCGGGCTGCACCATCGGTGTCTGCGTCGTGGTCGGACAGATGACGTTGGCCGTGATGCCTTCCTTGGCGACCTCGAGGGCGACGGACTTGATCAGGCCGATGATCCCCCACTTGGTGGCGTTGTAGGCCGCCAACTCCGGGATGCCCATTCGGCCGCCCATCGACGATGTCGCCACGATCCTGCCGAAGCGTTGTTGGCGCATCACCGGAATGGCCGCGCGCAGGGTGTGGAACACGCCGGTCAGGTTGGTGTCCATCAGCTGCTGCCAAACCTGGTCACTTACCTCTTCGAGGCGCCCGGTGCTGACGATGCCGGCATTGGCCAGCACGATATCGAGGCTGCCCAGCTCGCGCACCGTCCGCTCAACCGCGGTGTTCACCTGGGCCGGGTCGCGCACGTCGACCACCATCGGTAGGCAACGCCGGCCCAGCTGGCCGACGAGTTCGGCGGTGGCGAGCAGGTCTTCCTCGCTACCCAGCGGGTAGGTCAGCTCCGCCATCGGGCCCGGCGCGTCGGCGAGGGCGATATCGGCCCCCTGGCCCGCCAGTGCCAGCGCGTGTGCGCGGCCCTGCCCGCGGGCTCCGCCGGTGATCAAGGCGACACGTCCGTCCAAGGCACCCATAGCGGGTTAGGTTAGCAGCCTGGCGGGCCGGCGACGGCGGCCCACGCCGACCAGTTGTGGCTGCGAAATATGCTGTGGGGGAGTCGATTTAGTGTCGCTGCGGCCGACATTTCCGGCGGGATCAGACTTCTGCGGTTGCCTCTTCGTCGGCATCGGCGGGCTCGCGGCAGCCCGGCAGGTCGTCGGGAGGTTCGACCTGCAGCACCTTGGCTATCGGTACGTCGGTTGACGAATGCAGCACGATCGAGAGCGCAATGGTGACGGCGACGATATCGAACACCAGCTCCTTGCTGGCCAATCCCGACTGCAATGCCAGCAGGCCGTAGACCACCGAGGCAAAACCCTTTGGTCCGAACCATGCGGCAGTCAACCGCTCCTGACGGCTGAGCTGGGTCCGCACCAGCGACAGCAACATCGCGGCCGGCCGGATCACCGCGATCACGACCACGGCCAACAGCCAATCGCGCCAACCGAGCCCGGACAACCGATCGGGGGTGATCAACGCGCCGAACACGATCAGCGCGGCGAACTTGGTGACTTCGGAGAGAAGATCACCGAACGGTTGAAACTGCTCGGCCGCGACATGGTCCAAGGTGGCCAGCGTGGAGCCGGCGGCAAAGGCGGCCAGGTATGGGTTGGCGTGGGTGAGGTGACAAGCCGAGTACACCACCACCGCGATCGCCAACGGGCCCAACGGCTGCAGGTGCGTTTCGGCCGTCAGGATCTTTGCCCGCCACGCGAACGCCACGGCCGCGGCCACGCCGACCCCGAGCGCCAGCCCGAGAACGAGCTCCACCCCGACCCACAGCACGTCGGAGCCGGCGCCCTGGGCGGTGGCCAGGAAGATCATCACGAACGGCAGCGCCAATCCGTCATTGAGGCCGGACTCGACATTGAGCAGTCGGCGCAACCGTTCCGGGATGTCCGAGCGCCCGACGATGGCCGCCGCAAAGACCGGATCGGTGGGGGACAGGATGGCGCCGACCAGGAATGCGGTCGGCCAATTCAGGCCGGTGAGGAAGTGGGCCGGCACCGCGATCCCGATCATGGTCAACGGCATCCCGACGCCCAGGGCGCGCCCGGACAGCGTCCAGGTCTCACGCAATTCGCGGACATTGGCCCGCTGGCCGTCGGTGAACAGGACGGTAAACAGCGCCACGTCTGCGAGCGCGACGACGATCGGGTCGTTTGGGCCGATGTTGTCCAACCCGAGAATCCCGGGGCCCAGCAGGGCGCCGGCGACCAGGAACAGCAGCGCGCTGGACAGCACCGTCCGGGCGGCGACCCCCGACAGGGACACGCTGATGAGCAGTACCACGCCGAACGCCAGGACAAGGCTCACAGTTACTCCGCTTCAGTCGTCGGTAGCCGGCTGTGGCTGCTGCGCGAAAACGCAGCCGCTAACAGCTTCCTTGATCACCCGAGTGTCAGCCACTCCGGTCAGCGGGCGTGAGCGCGGGCAAGGCGACCCAGGGTGAGTTTGTGAGTAGCGCCGCCGTTCACGCCTGGTTGAAGAACCCCGATTGCCCGCTGCCGGCGTTGAATCCACCCGAACTCGAGGTGCCGGAGTTTCCGAAGCCCGAGTTGCCCAAGCCCTTGACCTGGCCCGAGTTGCCCGAGTTGTCCCAGCCGCTGTCGTAGGCACCCGAGTTGAAGAATCCGATGTTTTCCAGGCCGGAATTCAACAAGCCGGCGTTGTGGGTGCCGGTGTTGAAGATGCCCGCGCTCAAGGAGCCGCCGCCGTAGTTGAAATAGCCGGTGCTCCCGCCGCCGGTGTTGGAGTTGCCGAAG is from Mycobacterium marinum and encodes:
- a CDS encoding mycofactocin-coupled SDR family oxidoreductase gives rise to the protein MGALDGRVALITGGARGQGRAHALALAGQGADIALADAPGPMAELTYPLGSEEDLLATAELVGQLGRRCLPMVVDVRDPAQVNTAVERTVRELGSLDIVLANAGIVSTGRLEEVSDQVWQQLMDTNLTGVFHTLRAAIPVMRQQRFGRIVATSSMGGRMGIPELAAYNATKWGIIGLIKSVALEVAKEGITANVICPTTTQTPMVQPAGIGDDQEVPDELVRRMMKANPIPQPWLQPEDVSRGVVYLVTDPGVITGSVLEVGLGGSARMH
- a CDS encoding cation:proton antiporter, which translates into the protein MSLVLAFGVVLLISVSLSGVAARTVLSSALLFLVAGALLGPGILGLDNIGPNDPIVVALADVALFTVLFTDGQRANVRELRETWTLSGRALGVGMPLTMIGIAVPAHFLTGLNWPTAFLVGAILSPTDPVFAAAIVGRSDIPERLRRLLNVESGLNDGLALPFVMIFLATAQGAGSDVLWVGVELVLGLALGVGVAAAVAFAWRAKILTAETHLQPLGPLAIAVVVYSACHLTHANPYLAAFAAGSTLATLDHVAAEQFQPFGDLLSEVTKFAALIVFGALITPDRLSGLGWRDWLLAVVVIAVIRPAAMLLSLVRTQLSRQERLTAAWFGPKGFASVVYGLLALQSGLASKELVFDIVAVTIALSIVLHSSTDVPIAKVLQVEPPDDLPGCREPADADEEATAEV
- a CDS encoding TetR/AcrR family transcriptional regulator, with product MPTSAERGAQTRAALMAAAVAVIAERGWGAATTRMVAERAGLPPGLVHYHFASVNDLLIDAALQAAREEAAQVLDGLAGDSPSQGIDRLIDAVSSYDVDDRNQNPAILVFGEMLLAATRYERLRMGLAEILGDYRSALRQWLADQGGAIDPEATAALMFAAIDGLVLHRVIDPRLRTLAIRPALRRLAGLPTAQTDERTPP